From Zerene cesonia ecotype Mississippi chromosome 16, Zerene_cesonia_1.1, whole genome shotgun sequence, one genomic window encodes:
- the LOC119832912 gene encoding connectin-like: MEQRALWVTYLLIILTLANEMSSAVQARDNTKRRTKEKGGFQKNICDITDRDSKVHCYCENTREPRNATKAECWVFNGGIPRDDLIWQSFASQPTLQTLSFNVRVDGALGYVPTKALQYLQRLRSINIKYGNIVDVAPFALANLTNLKEVSLSQNQIETLQQYAFAYLPNLTVINLEDNMILEIGKDSFFDLPKLQKLTLTKNNITTISNGAFQHAFNLLELDLNKNSIFHLNRHTFDGLANLRKLDLRKNRIYNLTEFTFAELWNLQELLLGKNEIKYISARAFDGLSQLRKLSLDDNKLAVIPSGLFEGVRGLSALDLRSNELHALTFDNIKPILDNLKPLNSNLLLEENNFVCDCRLKWMHSLRNETKSQSTKDSLDGVTCKMDTPIVSSAYNKMSDDTKINYSLEILHTSATVEVVDKFNTTDRKLDENESSEGKKGVKRNVLKIPAETLPCPKETMTTTESPPFIVDPVIPIQNEMKTFRFHEMNSAERVSLTSILVMSVSFIFFNT, translated from the exons atggagCAGCGAGCGCTTTGGGTCacctatttattgattatattgacTCTGGCTAATGAAATGTCATCCGCCGTCCAAGCCAGGGACAACACTAAACGCAGAACAAAAGAAAAAGGTGGCTTCCAGAAGAACATTTGCGACATCACCGACAGAGATTCTAAAGTACACTGCTATTGCGAGAACACAAGGGAACCAAGAAATGCGACGAAAGCCGAGTGCTGGGTTTTCAACGGCGGCATTCCTCGGGACGACCTCATCTGGCAAAGTTTCGCGTCACAACCAACTTTGCAAACTTTGTCTTTCAACGTTCGAGTTGACGGCGCGTTAGGCTACGTGCCAACCAAAGCGCTTCAGTACTTACAAAGGCTTCGAtccataaacataaaatacggAAACATAGTCGACGTTGCCCCATTCGCTTTAGCGAATCTGACTAATTTAAAAGAGGTTTCGCTGTCTCAGAACCAAATAGAAACCCTCCAGCAATACGCATTCGCTTACCTCCCAAACCTGACTGTTATCAATTTGGAAGACAACATGATCCTCGAAATTGGAAAAGATTCATTTTTCGATCTTCCGAAACTACAAAAGCTGACGCTCACCAAAAACAACATAACGACGATTAGCAACGGAGCCTTCCAACACGCGTTCAATCTGTTGGAATTGGACCTGAACAAAAACAGCATATTCCATTTGAACCGTCACACGTTTGATGGATTGGCGAACTTGCGGAAATTGGATCTCAGGAAGAATCGCATTTACAATTTGACCGAGTTCACGTTTGCCGAATTGTGGAATTTACAAGAGTTGCTTTTGggaaagaatgaaataaagtaCATATCGGCACGGGCGTTTGACGGACTGTCCCAGCTCCGGAAGCTGTCCCTCGATGACAATAAACTCGCCGTCATCCCCTCTGGCCTGTTCGAAGGAGTTAGAGGCCTGAGCGCCCTCGATTTGCGTTCGAATGAACTGCACGCGTTAACTTTCGACAACATAAAACCCATATTGGATAATTTGAAACCCCTAAACAGCAATTTGCTTCTCGAAG AGAACAACTTCGTTTGTGACTGCAGGCTGAAATGGATGCATTCATTACGCAACGAGACGAAAAGTCAAAGCACCAAGGACTCTCTTGACGGAGTTACATGTAAAATGGATACGCCCATAGTTAGTTCTGCATACAACAAGATGTCCGACGATACGAAGATTAACTACAGCTTGGAAATATTGCACACCAGCGCCACTGTTGAAGTAGTGGACAAATTTAACACTACAGATAGAAAACTCGATGAGAACGAAAGCAGCGAAGGTAAAAAGGGGGTAAAGAGGAACGTGCTAAAGATTCCAGCGGAAACGTTGCCTTGCCCGAAAGAAACAATGACCACCACAGAGAGCCCACCTTTTATTGTAGACCCAGTTATACCAATACAGAACGAGATGAAAACCTTTCGATTTCACGAAATGAACTCCGCTGAACGGGTGTCCCTTACCAGCATTCTAGTCATGAGTGTgtctttcattttttttaacacttag